ACGACGGTCGACGGGCCGAAACAGGTGCAGAGCCAGTTCAACTCCGAACAGGACATCGCGGCCGCGATCAAACTCCTCAAGGGCGGCGACTCCGATATCGAGTACGGCAACCTGCTGACCGTGCCGCTGGACGGAGGACTGCTCTATGTGGAGCCGGTGTACGTGCGCGGTGGCGGACTGAAGTACCCGTTGCTGCGCAAGGTGCTGGTCACCTATGAGGGCAGGACCGCGTTCGAGAACACGCTCGGCGAGGCCCTGGACAAGGTCTTCGGTACGGCGGGGTCGACCACGACACCACCGGACACCGGCACCACCACTCCGCCCACGTCCACCAATCCGACCGTCCAACAGGCCCTGGACGACGCCCAGAAGGCGTTCGACGCCGGCCAGAAGGCCCTGCAGGGGCCGAACGGCCCGGACTGGACCGCGTACGACAAGGCCCAGAAGGATCTGAGGGCCGCGCTGAAGCGGGCGCAGGACGCGGAGGCCAAGGCCGGCCAGTCCACCAGCGGCAAGAACGGGAGCGGGAAGAAGAGCTGATCAAGAACCCTCCGCGCCGTGGTACTGTTACCAGGCAAACGGCGCGGGGTGGAGCAGCTCGGTAGCTCGCTGGGCTCATAACCCAGAGGTCGCAGGTTCAAATCCTGTCCCCGCTACTGCGATCGAAGGCCCGGATCCCATGGGATCCGGGCCTTCGTGGTGTGCGAACTCATGTACTGAGGGGAGGGACGGCCGCGCCGCCGTGGGGAGTTGAGTGGGGTGTGTTTGACTTGTCGTCCTGTGGGCATGTCGACAAAACGCTGAAGTGACCTCACGGGCTGCGGTATACCGGGTGTACCCAGGTTGCAGGTGGTGCGACGATGGACGTTATGGGGGACAAGGCAACTCTGTTCGAGTCAGGGCGATTTGTGCAGCCTTCCGTTGAGGAGCCGACCCGCGACGAGTTGACCGACATGGTGGATGCCGCGGAAGAGGTGCGCCTCGCGATCGCCGCGCAGAGCGGCGACGCCGAGGCGGCGAGTGTCCTCGGAGCCATGCTGCTGCGGCGTGGCGACCTCGACGGAGCCGAACCCCATCTGCGGGCCGCCACCGCGGCCGGTGACCGGGCCGCCGCCAACAACCTCGGCGTCCTGCTGCACCAGCGCGGCTACCCCGAGGAGGCCGCCGGCTGGTGGCGCATCGCCGCCGTCGCCGGCTCGGCCGCCGCCGCGCACGCGCTCGGCCGCTACCACCGCGAGCGCGGGGACGAGCCCGCCGCCGAGTACTGGCTGCGCCAGTCCGCCGAGCAGGGCCATGCACTCGGCGCCTACGCGCTCGCCGATCTGCTGGAGCACCGCGGGGACGTCGGCGCCGAGCACTGGATGCGGGCGGCGGCCGAGCGCGGACACCGGGAGGCTGCCTACCGGCTGGCGCGCACGCTCGACCGTCCGGCAGCCGGCCCCGAGGACGAGACCGGGGCCGACAACGCTGTCGCCGAGGCCGAGCAGTGGTACCGGCAGGCCGCCGCGCGCGGCCACCGGCGCGCCGCGCTGCACCTCGGCGCGATCCTCGAGAAGCGGGGCGAGCTGAAGGAGGCCGGGCGCTGGTATCTGACCTCGGCCAAGGACGGCGAGGCCCGGGCCGCCTGCGCGCTCGGCTTCCTGCTGCGCGACGCCGGGGACACCGAGAGCGCGGCCGTGTGGTGGCTGCGCGCTGCCCAGGGCGGCGACGGCAACGCTGCCAACGCGCTCGGCGCGCTGCACGCCGAGCGCGGCGAGACACAGACCGCCGAGCGCTGGTACCGGGCGGCGCTGGACGCCGGCGACGACAACGGCGCGTACAACCTCGGGCTGCTCTGCGCCGAGCAGGGGCGCACCGCGCAGGCCGAGCAGTGGTACCGGCGCGCCGCCTACGCCGGGCACCGGGAGGCCGCCAACGCGCTCGCCATCCTGCTGCTCCAGGGCAGCGACACCACCGGCGCCGAGCCGTGGTTCTCCAAGGCCGCCGAGGCAGGCAGCGTGGACGCCGCGTTCAACCTCGGGATCCTCTACGCCGGGCGCGGCACCGAGCAGGGCGCGGAGATGGCACTGCGCTGGTACGAGCGGGCGGCCGCCGCCGGGCACACCGAGGCCGCGCTCCAGGTCGGCATCGCCCGGCTGCGCGAGGGCGACGAGCCGGAGGCCGAGCGGCATCTGCGGTGCGCGGCGGGCGGCGGCAGCGCGGAGGCGGCCTACCGGCTGGCCACCCTGCTCGACGCGCGCCGGCCGCCGGAGCCGGCGCATGAGCTGGGCGAGATCGTGCACGAGAAGACCGAGTGCGAGGAGTGGTACGAGCGCGCGGCCACGCAGGGGCACCGGCGGGCGCAGGTCCGGGTCGGCATGCTCGCGGCGGCGCGGGGGGACGTGGTCGAGGCGGCGCGGTGGTACCGGGCGGCGGCGCAGGCCGGGTCGCGCAACGGCGCCTTCAATCTCGGGCTGCTGCTGGCGCGGGAGGGGAGCGAGCCGGAGGCGGCGGTGTGGTGGACGCGGGCGGCTGATGCCGGGCACGGGCGGGCGGCGCTGAGGCTGGCCCTTGTCTACGCGCGTCGGGGAGAGCTGGCGGAGGGGCAGCGGTGGGCGGACCGGGCGGTCGCGCTGGGACCGGCGGAGGTGTCGGAGCGGGCGGGGCGGCTGCGGGACGCCCTGCGGGAAGAGCTGTCAGCGTGACGCTGCGAGACGCTGCGCCGGGCTTCGGCGGACTCTTCCCGCCCGCCCGTCTCACCTGGGAACAAGTGACCCCGGCCACGTCTCGGGTAACTGATTTGCCTCCGCCCACATCCCTCGCGTAATGTCGTGTTCACCGACGCGGGGTGGAGCAGCTCGGTAGCTCGCTGGGCTCATAACCCAGAGGTCGCAGGTTCAAATCCTGTCCCCGCTACTGAAGGCCGAGGGCCGGAATCCAGAGATGGATTCCGGCCCTCAGTCGTTTCCAGGTGCCAGGGCATGCAAACACGTGTCCGGGCACAAAAAAGAGGGGGCTCGCGCCCCCTCTCGCTTACGGCTTACGGCTCACGCACCTGCGCAGTCCGGGCACAGCCCCCGGTACGTGACCTCGACGTCCGACACCGTGAAGCCGAAGCGCTCCGTGTCGGGAAGGTCGGCGAGCGGGTTGCCCGTCGGGTGGACGTCGCGGATCGCGCCGCAGCGGGCGCAGACCAGGTGGTGGTGCGGCCGGTGTGCGTTCGGGTCGTAGCGCTTGGCGCGTTTGTCCGTCGCGACTTCCAGCACTTCGCCGAGTGAGACCAGCTCACCCAGCGTGTTGTAGACGGTCGCCCGGGAGATCTCGGGCAGCTTCGCGACAGCCCGTGCATGGACCTCGTCGGCCGTCAGATGGACGTGCTCGCCGTCGAGGACCTCGGCCACAACGCGCCGCTGCGCGGTCATCCGCCATCCGCGTCCACGCAGCCGTTCCAGAAGGTCGCTCATGGCTACCAGCCTAACAGCAGGCGGGACCAGGACGGGAATAGGTGTGAGATTGGACCCTACTTTGACTTAGAACTTGTCCAATGTAGGATCGGTGACGGATTTGGTCCTAGGGCAGGACTGGGACAGGGCTAGTCAGTAATGACGCAGGAGGCGCACGTGACGCAGGGACCGCTCACCACGGAGGCCGGTGCTCCGGTCGCCGACAACCAGAACAGCGAGACGGCGGGCGTCGGCGGGCCGGTCCTGGTCCAGGACCAGTTGCTGCTGGAGAAGCTCGCCCACTTCAACCGGGAGCGCATCCCGGAGCGGGTCGTGCACGCCCGCGGCGCCGGCGCCTACGGCACCTTCACGGTGACCGCCGACGTCACGCCGTACACGCGTGCCGCCTTCCTCTCCGGGGTCGGCAAGGAGACCGAGGTCTTCCTGCGCTTCTCGACGGTGGCCGGCAACCTCGGCGCGGCGGACGCCGTGCGTGACCCGCGGGGCTTCGCGCTGAAGTTCTACACCGAGGAGGGCAACTACGACCTCGTCGGCAACAACACCCCGGTGTTCTTCATCCGGGACGCGATCAAGTTCCCGGACTTCATCCACACCCAGAAGCGCGACCCGTACAGCGGAAGCCAGGAGGCCGACAGCGTCTGGGACTTCTGGGGGCTCAGTCCCGAGTCGACCCATCAGGTGACCTGGCTGTTCGGCGACCGTGGCATCCCGGCGTCGTACCGGCACATGAACGGCTACGGCTCGCACACCTACCAGTGGAGCAACGAGGCCGGCGAGGTCTTCTGGGTCAAGTACCACTTCAAGACCGACCAGGGGATCGAGAACCTCACCCAGGCCGAGGCCAACCGGATCGCCGGTGAGGACCCGGACTCCCACCAGCGGGATCTGCGGCAGGCCATCGAGCGCGGTGAGTTCCCGAGCTGGACCGTGCAGGTGCAGATCATGCCGGCGGCCGACGCGGCGACGTACCGCTTCAACCCGTTCGACCTCACCAAGGTGTGGCCGCACGAGGGCTACCCGCCCCTCGAGATCGGCAAGCTGGAGCTGAACCGCAACCCGCAGAACATCTTCGCCGAGGTCGAGCAGTCGATCTTCTCGCCCGCGCACTTCGTGCCCGGTATCGGCCCGTCGCCCGACAAGATGCTCCAGGGGCGCCTGTTCGCGTACGGCGACGCGCACCGCTACCGCGTCGGCATCAACGCCGACCACCTGCCGGTGAACCGTCCGCATGCCACCGAGGCGCGGACGAACTCGCGGGACGGCTTCCTCTACGACGGCCGGCACGGCGGCGCGAAGAACTACGAGCCGAACAGCTTCGGCGGGCCGCAGCAGACCGGCCGGCCGCTGTGGCAGTCCACCTCCGTCGACGGACTCACGGGCAACCACGCCACGCCGGTGCACGCCGAGGACGACGACTTCGTGCAGGCGGGCAACCTCTACCGGCTGATGTCGGAGGAGGAGAAGGAGCGGCTGGTCGCGGGCCTTGCGGGTGCGATCGCGCCGGTCTCGCGCGAGGACATCGCCGAGCGGGCGATCGGCAACTTCCGCAAGGCCGACGCCGACTTCGGCAAGCGGCTGGAGGCGGCGGTGCAGGCGCTGCGCGGCTGAGCCGGCGTCACTGGTCGGCGGCACTGTCCGTGCCTCCCCCCCCCAGTGCCTCAAGATCCTGGGGGTGTCCCCAGGGCGGGCCGGATCCCACGGTGCTCGGGGTCCGGCCCGTTCCGTTTGCTCAGAACGCCGGCGCCGGTTCGCGGGCCGGCGCCCAGCAGCGGATGATGTCGCGGACCGAGACGATGCCGGCGACCTCGCCGCGGTCGAGGACGACCAGGTGCCGGAAGCCGCCGTGGGTCATCGCGCGGGCGGCCTGCTCCAGGGTCCAGGTGGGGGCGGCGAAGACGACGTCGGTGGTGGTGTGGGCGTGGGTGCGTTCCATGTCCGGGTTCTGGCCCAGGCCGATGGAGTTGAGGATGTCGCGTTCGGTGAGGATGCCGACGCCGCCGGCGTCCGGGTCGAGGACGACGGCGGCGCCGACACGGCGGGCGGACATCAGGGCGGCTGCCTGGCGGAGGGTGTGGGCGGGGCCGACGGTGAGGATCACCGTGCTCATGGCGTCACGTACGAGCATGGGTGGGGCCACCTCCTAGGGATCCAGGGTTAGTTCCCGGATTCACAAGTTCACAAGTGGGGGTGGCCTCAGAGTGCCAGGTAAAGGAGGGGTCAACAAGGGGGCGCGCGCGGACAGTTGAGGGCGTGCGTGCGCATGCCTCGACTATGTCAAGTCACGAGATGTCGGGACATGCATCCCCATGTTGGGCGCCATAGCGTGAGCCACCCCTATCGGCCGCGCTGCTCACCCGGCAGCGCCCAGCAGAGGAGAAAAAGCCATGAACATCATGCGCAACCTCGCCCGTCATCACCGCTCACGCCTGGCCGCCCGGACCGTGTTCCCGGGCGTCCTCGCCGTCGGCGGACTCGTCCTGGCAGCGGTCTCGGCAGGCGCGCTCGGCCTGGTGTCGGCCGCCCCAGGCACGGTGGCTCCCGCCGCCTACTGCCACATACAGCCCTGCTATCACGCAATCAACCCGCAGCCCTTGCCCCCACGGGGAGACGACTAGGCGATCACCTGGCCGGACCCGGGCGGGTGCGGCCACCCGGCGAGGGACTGGGCGGTCCGAACCGCCGTTCAGCCCCTCGTCAACGGGGCGGACGGCGGAGTGGCTTCATTGGCGCGGGTTGAGATACCCCAGCAACTCGTCGTGCAGCAGACCGTTGGACGCCGCCGCGTTGCCGCTGTGCGGGCCCGGGCGGCCGTCGATGCCGGTGAAGGTGCCGCCCGCCTCCGTGACGATGATCGCGTTGGCCGCCATGTCCCAGAGCGACAGCTCCGGCTCCGCGCAGATGTCCACGGATCCCTCGGCGACCATCATGTACGGCCAGAAGTCGCCGTACGCGCGCGTGCGCCACACCTGGCGGGTGAGGTCGAGGAAGCCGCCCAGACGGCCCTGTTCCTCCCAGCCGGAGAGGGAGGAGTACGCGAAGGAGGCGTCCGTGAGCTTGCCGACGCTGGAGACATGGATGCGGTTCGCCGAGGTCAGGCTGCGGCCCGTGAACGCGCCGTACCCCTTCGCGGCCCACCAGCGGCGGCCGAGGGCGGGGGCGGAGACGAGGCCCACGACGGGCTGGAAGCCGTCCTCGCCCGCCTCCATCAGGGAGATGAGCGTCGCCCAGACGGGGACGCCGCGGACGTAGTTCTTGGTGCCGTCGATGGGGTCGATCACCCAGCGGCGGGGGCCGGTGCCCTCGACGCCGTACTCCTCGCCGAGGATCGCGTCCCTCGGGCGGGCGCGCTGGAGCTGGCCGCGGATGAGTTCCTCCGCAGCCTTGTCCGCTTCGCTCACCGGGGTCATGTCCGGCTTCGTCTCGACCTTCAGGTCGAGGGCCTTGAAGCGGGCCATGGTGGTGGCGTCCGCGGCGTCCGCGAGGACGTGGGCGAGGCGCAGGTCGTCGAGGTAGTCCGGCATGTAGGGCACGGTATCTGTCGGGCGGGTGCCGGAGCCACTAGGGGCGGGGGTGGCGCGCTGACTGGTGTCGTGCGCTGCTGCTGGCGGCGTAAAGATACGTGTGCTCGGGGTACGGGAACCCTTGACAGTGCATACCGGCGCGTCAAATCTGGGCGCAGAGTCTCTGCCCAGGGAGGCGATGATGCCTGCTGCCCGGGAGTCCCTGCTGGACGCCGCCTATACGGCCCTGGCGCGCCGGCCGTGGTCCGCGGTGCGGATGGTCGACGTGGCCGCGGCGGCCGGAGTGTCCCGGCAGACTCTGTACAACGAGTTCGGCAGCAAGGACGGGCTGGCCCGGGCGCTGGTGCGGCGGGAGGCCGACGGCTATCTGGCCGGGGTCGAGCGGGCGCTCGCCGGTCCGGGCGAGCCGCAGGAGCGGCTCACGGCCGTGGTCGAGTGGACCAGCGCCGCCGCCCGGGAGAACGCGCTGATACGGGCCATGCTCACCGGCTGCTGGAGCGAACGGCTCCCGGCCCCGCCGCTCGCCGCCGTGCCGTCCGCCTCCTCGGTGCCGGCGCAGCGCCGCGCGGACGGGCCGCTGCCGACGCCCCGCGACTTCGTACGGATCGTGCGGGACCGCGCGGTGACCGTCCTGACGGGTCCGACCGCCGGCTTGGCCGACACCGCCGAGCTGACCCGCCCCTGCGAACTGGTCGTACGCCTCGCCCTGTCCTGCGTCGCGGCACCGCCGGCGGCGGACGGCGGCATGGCGGAGATGGTCCGAGCAGTCGTCCCCCGGGCGGTGTGATCCAGCCGGTGCCCCCGCCGCCTGCCTACTTCTTCAGCCGGCCCGCCTTCGCGTAGTCGATGTCCGCCAGGCCCTCCGCGCCGTAGTCGGCGAAGCCGGAGCGGACGGCGAGGATCTGGGGGCGCCGGTAGAGCTCGATGGAGTGCGCGAGCCGCCAGATCTCGGCGTCGGCCCGGTTGTAGGGGGCGGCCGCCGTGGCCGGGTGGTGGTCTCGCCCGCCTTCTTGAGCAGTGCGTCGATCTTCGAGGAGCCGACCGACCCGAACGCCCCTCCGGTGAGCCGGTGTTGAAGGTCCGGGGCCTCACCCGGACCTTCCCCGTCCACACGGGCGGCATCGTCAGGCGCCGTACCGGCACCGTGTACGCCGTCGACGGGGTCGACCTCGACATCCGGCGCGGCGAGACCCCCGCGCTGGTCGGCGAGTCCGGGTCCGGGTCCGGCAAGTCGACCACCCTCTTCGAACTGCTCGAACTCGCCGCGCCGGAAGGGGGAACGGTGGAGCTGTTCGGGCAGCGGCTCGGTACATTCACCAACGAGCGGGCGCGGGAGCTGCGCCGCCGGATCCAGATCGCCTTGCAGGATCCGATGGCCTCCCTCGGCCCCGGATGCCCGTCGGCGACATCATCGCCGAGCCACCGCGGACCCAGGGTGCCGACAAGGCGACCGTCGCGCGCCGGGTGCCCGAACTCCTTGCCCAGGTCGGGCTCGAACCGGGGTCAAGCCGACCGCTTCCCGCACGGGTTCTCCGGCGGTCAGCGCCAGCGCGTCGGTATCGCCCGTGCGCTGTCCGTCGGGCCCGAGCTGCTCGTCCTGGAGGAACCGGTCTCCGCGCTCGACGTCTCCGTGCAGGCCGAGGTGCTCGAACTGCTGCGGCGGCTGAAGCGGGAGCGGGGGCTCGCGTAGGTGCTGGTCTCCCACGACGACCTCGCCGTCGTACGGAACATCGCCGACCGGGTGGGCGCGGTCTGTCTCGGCCGCACGGCCGAGGCGAGGCCGAGCCCGTCGACGAGGTCTTCGCCCGGCCCCGGCATCCCTACACCCAGGCGCTGCTGTCCGCTGCTCGCTTCGCAGACGGACGATGAGCGGAATCGGTGTGCGCGTGATACGCCGGAGTTCGAAGGGGACGGTGCGGCTTGTCACTTCGCGAGGGTGCGGGAGGTGCTGTAGCCGGGCGGGGGCCGGGTGACTTGCCGGCGCTGCAGCTCCCGCCTAGTGCGCCGAACCCGACAGCTGCAGGCCGATCACCCCGACGATGACCAGGCTGATGGAGATGAGCTTGAGGGTGGAGACCAGGTCGCCGAGGAAGATCATGCCGTAGATCGCGGTGCCGGCGGCGCCGATGCCGGTCCAGACCGCGTACGCGGGGCCGACGTCGAGTTTCTTCAGGGACAGGGTCAGCAGGCCGAAGCTGCCGAGGGCGAACGACGCGAAGGCGATCGTCGGCCAGAGCCGGGTGAACCCGTGCGAGAGCTTCAGGCACACGGCGAAACCGGTCTCCAGGATCCCGGCCACGATGACCAGCAGCCACGCCATGTGCGGTCCTCCCGTTGATCCGGATCTCCGGCTCGGTGCGATTATGCACTTACCGGACCGGGCCCCCGGCAAACAACGCAGCGGCTGTCAGTCGCCCTCCCTGCGTTCCCGCGTGGCCAGCAGCCGGCGCAGCGAGTACAGCCGTGCCGGGTCCGCATGCCCCTCCTCGACCCACGCGTCCAGCGCGCAGTCCGGCTCGTCGTGACTGCATGCGCGCGGGCAGCCCTCCGTGCCCGGCTCCAGATCCGGAAACGCGTGGATGACCCGGAACGGGTCGATGTGCGCGAGGCCGAAGGAGCGCACACCCGGGGTGTCGATGACCCAGCCGTCCATGATGGTGAGCGGCAGTGCGAGGGCCGAGGTCGTGGTGTGGCGGCCACGGCCGGTCACCGCGTTGACGTGACCCGTCGAACGCCGCCGGTCCTCCGGAACCAGCGCGTTGACCAGCGTCGTCTTGCCGACGCCCGAGTGACCCACGAACGCGGTGATCCGGCCGTCCAGGTACCGGCGCACCCGGTCCGCCGCGTCCCCGTTCTCCAACTCGTCGCGGCTGGTGACGACGTACGGGATGTCCAGGTCGCCGTACAGCTCCAGCAGCTTGTCCGGCGGGGCCAGGTCCGACTTGGTCATCACCAGCAGCGGCTCCAGGCCGCCGTCGAAGGCGGCGACCAGACAGCGGTCGATCAGACGGGGGCGGGGTTCCGGATCGGCCAGGGCGGTGACGATCGCCAGCTGGTCCGCGTTCGCCACCACCACCCGCTCGTACGGATCGTCGTCGTCGGCCGTGCGGCGCAGCACCGAGTCGCGCTCCTCGATCCGGACGATCCGGGCCAGCGTGTCCTTCTTGCCGGACAGATCGCCGACCAAGGCCACCCGGTCCCCGACCACCGCCGCCTTGCGGCCCAGCTCGCGGGCCTTCATCGCCAGCACGGTCCGGTCCTCGACCAGGCAGGTCAGCCGGCCCCGGTCGACCGTGAGGACCATGCCCTCGGCCGCGTCCTCGTGCTTGGGCCGGATGTTCGTACGCGGCCGGTTGCCCTTGCGGTTGGGACGGGTGCGGATGTCGTCCTCGTCGGTGTGCTTGCCGTAGCGGCGCATGACGTGTCCCTACTGCCCGAGCATCCCGGTCCACAGCTCGGGGAAGTCCGGCAGGGTCTTCGCCGTCGTCGCCACGTTCTCGATCTGCACGCCCTCGACCGCCAGGCCGATGATCGCGCCGGCGGTCGCCATGCGGTGGTCCTCGTAGGTGTGGAAGACGCCGCCGTGCAGCCGGCGCGGGCGGATGTGCAGGCCGTCGGCGGTCTCGGTGACGTCACCGCCCAGTTCGTTGATCTCCTTGGTGAGCGCGGCCAGCCGGTCCGTCTCGTGCAGCCGCAGATGCGCCACACCCCGCAGGGTGGAGGGGGAGTCGGCGAGGGCCGCGACGGCCGCGATGCCGGGGGTCAGCTCGCCTACGTCGCTCAGGTCCACGTCGATGCCGTGGACCGCGCCGGAACCGGTGAACACCAGCCCGAACTCGGTGAGTTCGCAGGAGCCGCCCATCTCGGTGAAGATCTCCCGCAGCCGGTCACCCGGCTGGGTGGTGCGCTCCGGCCAGTCCGGGACCAGCACCTTGCCGCCGGTGACCAGGGCCGCCGCCAGGAACGGCTGGGCGTTGGACAGGTCCGGCTCGATCGTCAGGTCCCGGCCGAGCAGCGCGCCCGGCGTTACCCGCCACACGTTCGGCTCGCCGCCCGACTCCGGGGTGTCCACCTGGGCGCCGACCGCGCGCAGCATGTCGACGGTCATCCGGATGTGCGGCAGGGAGGGCAGGGTCGCGCCCGTGTGCCGGACCTCGACGCCCTGGTTGAAGCGCGGGCCGGACAGCAGCAGCGCCGACACGAACTGGGAGGACGAGGACGCGTCGACCGATACGGGGCCGCCGTCCAGGGCCCCGCCGCCGTGCACGGTCAGCGGCAGCGCGCCCCGGCCGTCGTCGTCGATCCGGGCGCCGAGCTGCCGCAGCGCGTCGATCACGCCGTGCAGGGGACGCTCGTACGACCGCGGGTCGCCGTCGAACCGGATGGGGCCGTCGGCCAGCGCGGCCACCGGCGGCAGGAAGCGCATCACCGTGCCGGCGTTGCCGACGTCGACCGTGGCCGGGCCGTGCAGGCCCGTCGGCAGCACCCGCCATGCCTCGCCGGTGCCGTCGGGACCGACCCCTTCCTCGATCTCCACGCCCATGGCCCTGAGGGCACCGGCCATCAGCAGGGTGTCGCG
The genomic region above belongs to Streptomyces sp. CG1 and contains:
- a CDS encoding tetratricopeptide repeat protein, translating into MDVMGDKATLFESGRFVQPSVEEPTRDELTDMVDAAEEVRLAIAAQSGDAEAASVLGAMLLRRGDLDGAEPHLRAATAAGDRAAANNLGVLLHQRGYPEEAAGWWRIAAVAGSAAAAHALGRYHRERGDEPAAEYWLRQSAEQGHALGAYALADLLEHRGDVGAEHWMRAAAERGHREAAYRLARTLDRPAAGPEDETGADNAVAEAEQWYRQAAARGHRRAALHLGAILEKRGELKEAGRWYLTSAKDGEARAACALGFLLRDAGDTESAAVWWLRAAQGGDGNAANALGALHAERGETQTAERWYRAALDAGDDNGAYNLGLLCAEQGRTAQAEQWYRRAAYAGHREAANALAILLLQGSDTTGAEPWFSKAAEAGSVDAAFNLGILYAGRGTEQGAEMALRWYERAAAAGHTEAALQVGIARLREGDEPEAERHLRCAAGGGSAEAAYRLATLLDARRPPEPAHELGEIVHEKTECEEWYERAATQGHRRAQVRVGMLAAARGDVVEAARWYRAAAQAGSRNGAFNLGLLLAREGSEPEAAVWWTRAADAGHGRAALRLALVYARRGELAEGQRWADRAVALGPAEVSERAGRLRDALREELSA
- a CDS encoding Fur family transcriptional regulator, which gives rise to MSDLLERLRGRGWRMTAQRRVVAEVLDGEHVHLTADEVHARAVAKLPEISRATVYNTLGELVSLGEVLEVATDKRAKRYDPNAHRPHHHLVCARCGAIRDVHPTGNPLADLPDTERFGFTVSDVEVTYRGLCPDCAGA
- a CDS encoding catalase, producing the protein MTQEAHVTQGPLTTEAGAPVADNQNSETAGVGGPVLVQDQLLLEKLAHFNRERIPERVVHARGAGAYGTFTVTADVTPYTRAAFLSGVGKETEVFLRFSTVAGNLGAADAVRDPRGFALKFYTEEGNYDLVGNNTPVFFIRDAIKFPDFIHTQKRDPYSGSQEADSVWDFWGLSPESTHQVTWLFGDRGIPASYRHMNGYGSHTYQWSNEAGEVFWVKYHFKTDQGIENLTQAEANRIAGEDPDSHQRDLRQAIERGEFPSWTVQVQIMPAADAATYRFNPFDLTKVWPHEGYPPLEIGKLELNRNPQNIFAEVEQSIFSPAHFVPGIGPSPDKMLQGRLFAYGDAHRYRVGINADHLPVNRPHATEARTNSRDGFLYDGRHGGAKNYEPNSFGGPQQTGRPLWQSTSVDGLTGNHATPVHAEDDDFVQAGNLYRLMSEEEKERLVAGLAGAIAPVSREDIAERAIGNFRKADADFGKRLEAAVQALRG
- a CDS encoding cyclic nucleotide-binding/CBS domain-containing protein, coding for MLVRDAMSTVILTVGPAHTLRQAAALMSARRVGAAVVLDPDAGGVGILTERDILNSIGLGQNPDMERTHAHTTTDVVFAAPTWTLEQAARAMTHGGFRHLVVLDRGEVAGIVSVRDIIRCWAPAREPAPAF
- the hisN gene encoding histidinol-phosphatase — encoded protein: MPDYLDDLRLAHVLADAADATTMARFKALDLKVETKPDMTPVSEADKAAEELIRGQLQRARPRDAILGEEYGVEGTGPRRWVIDPIDGTKNYVRGVPVWATLISLMEAGEDGFQPVVGLVSAPALGRRWWAAKGYGAFTGRSLTSANRIHVSSVGKLTDASFAYSSLSGWEEQGRLGGFLDLTRQVWRTRAYGDFWPYMMVAEGSVDICAEPELSLWDMAANAIIVTEAGGTFTGIDGRPGPHSGNAAASNGLLHDELLGYLNPRQ
- a CDS encoding TetR/AcrR family transcriptional regulator yields the protein MMPAARESLLDAAYTALARRPWSAVRMVDVAAAAGVSRQTLYNEFGSKDGLARALVRREADGYLAGVERALAGPGEPQERLTAVVEWTSAAARENALIRAMLTGCWSERLPAPPLAAVPSASSVPAQRRADGPLPTPRDFVRIVRDRAVTVLTGPTAGLADTAELTRPCELVVRLALSCVAAPPAADGGMAEMVRAVVPRAV
- a CDS encoding ATP-binding cassette domain-containing protein, which codes for MLKVRGLTRTFPVHTGGIVRRRTGTVYAVDGVDLDIRRGETPALVGESGSGSGKSTTLFELLELAAPEGGTVELFGQRLGTFTNERARELRRRIQIALQDPMASLGPGCPSATSSPSHRGPRVPTRRPSRAGCPNSLPRSGSNRGQADRFPHGFSGGQRQRVGIARALSVGPELLVLEEPVSALDVSVQAEVLELLRRLKRERGLA
- a CDS encoding multidrug efflux SMR transporter — encoded protein: MAWLLVIVAGILETGFAVCLKLSHGFTRLWPTIAFASFALGSFGLLTLSLKKLDVGPAYAVWTGIGAAGTAIYGMIFLGDLVSTLKLISISLVIVGVIGLQLSGSAH
- the rsgA gene encoding ribosome small subunit-dependent GTPase A; its protein translation is MRRYGKHTDEDDIRTRPNRKGNRPRTNIRPKHEDAAEGMVLTVDRGRLTCLVEDRTVLAMKARELGRKAAVVGDRVALVGDLSGKKDTLARIVRIEERDSVLRRTADDDDPYERVVVANADQLAIVTALADPEPRPRLIDRCLVAAFDGGLEPLLVMTKSDLAPPDKLLELYGDLDIPYVVTSRDELENGDAADRVRRYLDGRITAFVGHSGVGKTTLVNALVPEDRRRSTGHVNAVTGRGRHTTTSALALPLTIMDGWVIDTPGVRSFGLAHIDPFRVIHAFPDLEPGTEGCPRACSHDEPDCALDAWVEEGHADPARLYSLRRLLATRERREGD
- the aroA gene encoding 3-phosphoshikimate 1-carboxyvinyltransferase, which encodes MTVNPAHSALWPAPHASGAVDATVHVPGSKSVTNRALVLAALASEPGWLRRPLRSRDTLLMAGALRAMGVEIEEGVGPDGTGEAWRVLPTGLHGPATVDVGNAGTVMRFLPPVAALADGPIRFDGDPRSYERPLHGVIDALRQLGARIDDDGRGALPLTVHGGGALDGGPVSVDASSSSQFVSALLLSGPRFNQGVEVRHTGATLPSLPHIRMTVDMLRAVGAQVDTPESGGEPNVWRVTPGALLGRDLTIEPDLSNAQPFLAAALVTGGKVLVPDWPERTTQPGDRLREIFTEMGGSCELTEFGLVFTGSGAVHGIDVDLSDVGELTPGIAAVAALADSPSTLRGVAHLRLHETDRLAALTKEINELGGDVTETADGLHIRPRRLHGGVFHTYEDHRMATAGAIIGLAVEGVQIENVATTAKTLPDFPELWTGMLGQ